A region of the Mycoavidus sp. HKI genome:
TCTCGCCTCGTTGATTTATTCGGACGGCGCGCCCGCCAACACCCACACCACAATCGTTTGTGCATCAACTTCGCTTAAACGAGGATGTGATGGCATTGGAACGGCCCCCCATGCTCCCCCTCCCCCTTTTTTTATTTTTTCGACTAGTTTTGCCAAGGCATCAGGCTTATCCCTGTACCTAGCCGCGACGTCCCGATAAGAAGGACCGATTCGTTTCTGGTCAGCCGTATGGCAGCTGATGCATGCATTGCGCCGAGATAATAACTGCGCATGAACTGCATCGACTGCATGCGCCGCGAGACTATTCACAACGCATGCAGCAATACCTAGAAAAATAACCGACTTGCGTATGATTTGGCGCAGAATTTTATCCAAATTGTCGGTAAACACTTCGTTTGAAATGAGCGTTGCTTACGTTTAATGCGACGGCGTAAGCAATTGTTTATTTACAGTGGCAGGTGCGTGACCAGGCTGCGGTGGCGTGCCAAGCGACAGTTTTTTAGCCTCTGGTTCAGAAATATATTGGAACGCTTTGACGACTTGCAACACACCAGGTACACGGCCGGCGAGTTCAGCTGCACGATCGCCCTCGCTTTTTGTCACTAAGCCCATCAGATACACGATGCCGCGCTCGGTTACCACTTTTATA
Encoded here:
- a CDS encoding c-type cytochrome produces the protein MDKILRQIIRKSVIFLGIAACVVNSLAAHAVDAVHAQLLSRRNACISCHTADQKRIGPSYRDVAARYRDKPDALAKLVEKIKKGGGGAWGAVPMPSHPRLSEVDAQTIVVWVLAGAPSE